Proteins encoded together in one Chryseobacterium sp. G0201 window:
- a CDS encoding DUF4280 domain-containing protein — protein MAEKHIVVQGAMCKCQFGQVPDKLKVLSHKKEYANDKSASKKLIVTTKEIGAATFEKNTFGNCPKMGVPPPPCKIMVTEWQKFYDKVQLSNGGFIILEDSKAVCAIAGTPCIEIIDHGQRAEASEQNFKNADPDVQQQINPLVDSESMYKEQPTFKGGKDGVI, from the coding sequence ATGGCAGAAAAACATATTGTAGTACAAGGTGCTATGTGCAAATGCCAATTTGGGCAAGTGCCTGATAAGTTAAAAGTGCTTTCGCACAAAAAAGAATATGCAAATGACAAAAGCGCTTCCAAAAAACTGATTGTCACCACAAAAGAAATAGGAGCCGCTACATTTGAGAAAAATACATTCGGAAACTGCCCCAAAATGGGAGTTCCGCCGCCGCCGTGCAAAATAATGGTCACCGAATGGCAAAAATTTTATGATAAAGTACAGCTCAGCAATGGCGGATTTATCATTTTAGAAGACAGTAAAGCCGTTTGCGCCATTGCAGGAACGCCATGCATTGAGATTATTGATCATGGGCAGAGAGCTGAAGCCAGTGAGCAAAATTTTAAAAACGCGGATCCGGATGTGCAGCAGCAGATTAATCCGTTGGTAGATTCAGAAAGTATGTATAAAGAACAGCCTACTTTCAAAGGTGGAAAAGATGGTGTAATATAA
- a CDS encoding OmpA family protein has protein sequence MAKGVKKIKIIKGNYYPKMSVAGQRFTIMPNQDVTFQVAEWLPDTTAEDKKKPVIWTRQTNDRKIIIYQAPSTNGYKFFIDKQYCGSYNYYIEASLSGKRDTKNNVGLYVKGWCEPKIVTSKWTTQRGSKTSIKNKDKNKYISYGHLVYLNLTTEGLNGNNLTIELWNQQAAKKDKVVHVYTDVQVIDGEVNLKIENTYSWMAHVENIQNVEEFYIKVKDNSSKKYIKDSLGDELHAIYLNVKNKVITTNANVSKNQTPTKVYKPDVNAERYEPCKFEVIKISETEKKDGKAAVTTVPVFENGKGLRKIAGQALEEKIYRTIYYKFDSTVIDKDGEAVLNNVLKFLLEHKDSTINLSGYACVIGKENYNKGLSQRRSDIVKKFFADGGLDPRRIISVGKGEIDPTDDKLGRDNIKYKNERDYESNRRVDISFTFNAHDAHTVIYEVIAPSKPTAWDKIVVPVKKELTIDITGYDTKACFRGKNKHKKQSYIVDVGQAIDSGDTKKTFDTPSFSYPIYSDLTRFTINPIKYIWPSATNPNQFHLHVHSCRFFSNEKRTTILINAYPDIRWELAFEFLINVSNYKAANMPPGNIYAKHQEKSREAGYKRWRMNETGKVPISIGVGLAAEWNNGVTKRSFTNEFSDRIQLAASFIARVIGILQDVINFAQSTAKTTGIPVGFDIRYPKLTFVGKWYLERQGTSKVLGTTGEINVGLKPIIGAEVVIDILGCAITALSYGLTGNPAAAKLIDKFRKGIEKIGGAVTFTGTFYGELEIEMEALKIIGGKVSLDGKTTIGGKMGVKIVLAIEVGGKFNSNKQKKIIDFRAEARLEGEAFFGGDFIINSDDKGLYYQPVIKFSGVIITGTVEGEVGWWKSSFKMEEKALDKSEYYFEKHYI, from the coding sequence ATGGCTAAAGGAGTAAAAAAAATCAAGATTATAAAGGGTAATTATTATCCGAAAATGTCTGTTGCAGGTCAGAGATTTACTATTATGCCCAATCAGGACGTGACTTTTCAGGTTGCAGAATGGTTGCCGGATACCACTGCCGAAGACAAAAAGAAGCCTGTAATCTGGACAAGACAGACCAACGACCGTAAAATTATTATCTATCAGGCTCCATCTACTAATGGGTATAAATTTTTTATTGATAAACAGTATTGCGGAAGCTATAATTATTATATCGAAGCTAGTCTTTCGGGTAAAAGAGATACTAAAAACAATGTTGGTTTATATGTAAAAGGTTGGTGCGAACCCAAAATTGTCACCAGCAAATGGACGACCCAAAGAGGAAGTAAAACCAGTATTAAAAATAAAGATAAAAACAAATATATTTCCTATGGGCACCTCGTTTATCTTAATCTTACAACAGAGGGACTCAACGGAAATAATCTCACGATAGAACTTTGGAACCAGCAGGCAGCCAAAAAAGATAAGGTAGTACATGTTTATACCGATGTTCAGGTAATTGACGGTGAGGTTAATTTAAAAATAGAAAATACTTATTCTTGGATGGCACATGTTGAGAACATCCAAAACGTAGAAGAGTTTTATATAAAAGTAAAAGACAATAGTTCAAAAAAGTACATTAAAGATAGTCTGGGTGATGAGCTTCATGCCATTTATCTGAATGTAAAAAATAAGGTCATTACTACCAATGCAAATGTCAGCAAAAATCAAACTCCAACAAAAGTATACAAACCGGATGTAAATGCCGAAAGGTATGAACCATGTAAATTTGAAGTTATAAAAATTTCAGAAACCGAGAAAAAAGATGGAAAAGCAGCCGTTACAACAGTTCCTGTATTTGAAAATGGTAAAGGACTAAGAAAAATAGCAGGACAAGCTCTTGAAGAAAAAATCTATAGAACGATTTATTATAAATTTGATTCTACGGTAATAGATAAAGACGGTGAAGCCGTCCTTAATAATGTACTGAAATTCCTTTTAGAACATAAAGATTCTACGATCAATCTAAGTGGTTACGCATGTGTTATCGGAAAAGAAAATTACAACAAAGGTCTCTCGCAAAGAAGATCAGATATTGTGAAAAAATTCTTTGCAGATGGTGGCTTGGATCCTAGAAGAATAATCTCAGTCGGAAAAGGAGAAATAGATCCTACTGATGATAAATTGGGCAGAGATAATATTAAATATAAAAATGAAAGGGATTATGAGAGCAATAGGAGAGTTGATATTTCCTTTACATTCAATGCGCATGATGCCCATACGGTTATTTATGAAGTAATAGCACCCAGTAAACCTACTGCTTGGGATAAGATCGTGGTGCCTGTAAAAAAAGAATTAACCATAGATATTACTGGTTATGATACAAAAGCTTGTTTTAGAGGAAAAAATAAGCATAAAAAGCAAAGTTACATTGTAGATGTAGGGCAGGCAATAGATAGCGGTGATACAAAAAAAACATTTGATACCCCTTCTTTCAGTTACCCTATATATTCGGATTTAACGAGGTTTACTATTAACCCGATAAAGTATATTTGGCCATCGGCAACTAATCCGAACCAGTTTCATTTGCATGTTCACAGCTGTAGATTTTTCAGTAATGAAAAAAGAACGACTATCCTAATTAACGCTTATCCGGACATCAGATGGGAACTGGCATTTGAGTTTTTAATAAATGTCTCCAATTATAAAGCAGCCAATATGCCACCTGGTAACATATATGCCAAGCATCAGGAAAAATCAAGAGAAGCAGGGTATAAGCGATGGAGGATGAATGAAACGGGGAAAGTTCCGATCTCAATAGGAGTCGGATTAGCAGCGGAATGGAACAACGGTGTTACCAAAAGATCTTTTACCAATGAATTTTCAGATAGAATTCAGCTGGCAGCCAGTTTTATTGCCCGTGTTATAGGAATTTTGCAGGATGTCATTAATTTTGCTCAGAGTACGGCTAAAACTACAGGAATACCAGTAGGTTTTGATATCAGATATCCAAAATTGACCTTTGTAGGAAAATGGTATTTGGAAAGACAGGGAACTTCCAAAGTATTAGGAACTACAGGAGAAATTAATGTAGGCTTAAAACCTATTATTGGTGCAGAAGTAGTCATAGATATCCTCGGTTGTGCAATCACGGCATTGTCGTATGGATTAACCGGAAACCCTGCAGCAGCTAAATTAATTGATAAATTCAGAAAAGGAATTGAAAAAATTGGTGGCGCTGTTACATTCACAGGAACTTTTTATGGTGAGCTGGAGATCGAAATGGAAGCGCTTAAAATTATAGGTGGCAAAGTAAGTCTTGACGGAAAAACCACTATCGGCGGTAAAATGGGCGTAAAAATTGTACTGGCCATTGAAGTTGGAGGTAAGTTTAATTCAAATAAACAAAAGAAAATAATTGACTTTAGAGCTGAAGCCAGATTGGAAGGTGAAGCATTCTTTGGCGGAGATTTTATTATCAATTCTGATGATAAAGGATTGTATTATCAACCTGTTATAAAATTTTCAGGAGTGATTATTACAGGAACGGTAGAAGGTGAAGTTGGCTGGTGGAAAAGCAGTTTTAAAATGGAAGAAAAGGCTTTGGATAAATCAGAATATTATTTTGAAAAACATTATATTTAA
- a CDS encoding DUF5522 domain-containing protein: MALFDIKEGEDFYYNEQGYKVFTEKFHLKRGHCCKSGCRHCPYGYDKKTDTFIKNDKKNK, translated from the coding sequence ATGGCACTTTTTGACATCAAAGAAGGTGAAGACTTTTACTACAACGAGCAGGGGTACAAGGTTTTTACGGAGAAATTTCATCTGAAAAGAGGACATTGCTGTAAAAGTGGCTGTAGACATTGTCCTTACGGATACGATAAAAAGACCGATACATTCATTAAAAACGATAAAAAAAATAAATAA
- a CDS encoding endonuclease, protein MKKIILFLVFSGYITAQAPAGYYNSANGLTGASLKTALSSIITNGHQDKGYSGLWTGYKTTDIDKNYENDGSILDIYSEKPTTTDPYKYTPGTNQCGTYSVEGNCYNREHIVPQSLFNEASPMVSDINFIRATDGKVNGMRSNYPFGKVGTATFTSKNGSKLGNSVSSGYAGTVFEPIDEFKGDVARMIFYFVTRYQSKLSTFSSGNMLGSTTFPGLQTWELNVLLAWHNQDPVSQAEINRNNASYSYQGNRNPFIDNPSYVNQIWGSQQPSTDTQAPTTVTGLTIPSKTSNSISLSWNASTDNVGVASYNVYMNGSLKTTVSSTSTTVSGLTPSTTYNFYVVAKDAAGNSSSNNSTVSGTTNAGTTTPSTNCVNETFETIPASSASSYSTRTWTNGGITWTATDSRTDQTISTKAITVRDGSLKSSSSANGIGSLTVTTQLKFTGSSGTFNVLVNGATVGTVPYSTTAVTTTISNINVSGNVVVSLENNSSSDRVAIDNLNWTCYSETAKQGVSSLKKSEINDLQIYPNPVSNQEIFVKGETQNITKAEIYNLQGKVMQTIYQPFKNSRNSLKIKHMEQGIYILKLDNTALKFVVQ, encoded by the coding sequence ATGAAAAAAATCATCTTATTTCTTGTATTCTCTGGATATATTACTGCTCAGGCTCCTGCAGGATATTACAATTCGGCTAATGGATTAACCGGAGCATCTTTGAAAACCGCCTTGAGCTCGATCATCACAAATGGTCATCAAGATAAAGGTTACAGCGGACTTTGGACAGGCTACAAAACAACCGACATCGACAAAAACTACGAAAATGATGGTTCTATTTTAGATATTTACTCTGAAAAGCCAACAACCACAGATCCTTATAAATACACTCCGGGAACCAATCAGTGTGGTACTTACTCAGTTGAAGGAAACTGCTATAATCGTGAGCATATTGTTCCGCAAAGCTTGTTTAATGAAGCTTCGCCAATGGTTTCTGATATCAACTTCATCAGAGCTACGGATGGAAAAGTGAACGGAATGAGAAGTAATTATCCTTTTGGGAAAGTAGGAACAGCAACTTTTACTTCTAAAAACGGTTCAAAACTTGGAAATTCAGTTTCTTCAGGATATGCAGGGACGGTTTTTGAGCCAATCGATGAGTTTAAAGGTGATGTTGCTAGAATGATCTTCTATTTTGTGACTCGTTATCAAAGTAAACTTTCAACTTTTTCTTCAGGAAATATGTTAGGAAGTACTACTTTTCCTGGATTGCAGACTTGGGAACTGAACGTTTTATTGGCTTGGCATAATCAAGACCCGGTTTCTCAGGCGGAGATCAACAGAAATAATGCTTCTTATAGTTATCAGGGAAATAGAAATCCGTTTATTGATAATCCAAGTTATGTGAATCAGATCTGGGGTTCTCAGCAACCTTCGACGGATACGCAGGCTCCGACAACTGTTACAGGCTTAACTATTCCATCAAAAACATCAAACAGTATTTCACTTTCCTGGAATGCTTCAACAGATAATGTTGGAGTTGCTTCATACAATGTGTATATGAACGGAAGTCTGAAAACTACGGTAAGTTCAACCTCAACAACAGTTTCAGGATTAACTCCTTCTACGACTTACAATTTTTATGTTGTAGCAAAAGATGCGGCAGGAAATTCTTCATCAAACAACTCAACAGTTTCGGGAACAACCAATGCGGGAACTACTACTCCATCAACAAATTGTGTGAATGAAACTTTTGAAACCATTCCGGCAAGCAGTGCATCTTCTTACTCCACAAGAACCTGGACGAACGGAGGAATTACTTGGACAGCAACAGACTCCAGAACAGACCAAACAATTTCTACAAAAGCGATTACGGTAAGAGACGGTTCGTTAAAATCAAGCTCTTCTGCTAATGGAATTGGTTCTTTAACGGTAACCACTCAATTGAAATTTACAGGAAGTAGCGGAACTTTCAATGTTCTGGTAAATGGTGCAACAGTGGGAACTGTCCCTTACAGTACGACAGCTGTTACAACAACAATCAGTAATATTAATGTTTCAGGAAACGTGGTTGTGAGTTTAGAAAATAATTCATCAAGTGACAGAGTTGCGATTGATAATTTAAATTGGACTTGCTATTCTGAAACGGCAAAACAAGGTGTTTCTTCTTTGAAAAAATCTGAGATTAATGATTTGCAAATCTATCCGAATCCGGTTTCTAATCAGGAGATTTTTGTAAAAGGTGAGACTCAAAATATTACAAAAGCTGAGATCTATAATTTACAGGGAAAAGTGATGCAGACAATTTATCAACCTTTTAAAAACAGTAGAAATTCTCTTAAAATTAAACATATGGAGCAGGGAATTTATATTTTAAAACTGGATAATACGGCATTGAAATTTGTGGTACAGTAA
- a CDS encoding DUF4136 domain-containing protein, which yields MKKYIFILLAAATLSLTSCSPFQVRSDYAETANFTSYKTYKIRIDDLKLNDIDKDRVLNELSKQLQTKGLQSGENPDLIVNVKANHKKVTDINNTSPYGMYGWGGPFGWGVGMSRTWTSNYNEGAIIVDLVDAKSQKLVWQGIGSGISVDSPKAKQRQIPEIMAEIMKNYPPQRK from the coding sequence ATGAAAAAATATATTTTTATTTTGTTAGCTGCGGCTACTTTGAGTTTAACGTCTTGTAGTCCTTTTCAAGTGCGTTCAGACTACGCCGAAACTGCCAATTTCACTTCTTACAAGACTTATAAAATAAGAATTGATGATTTGAAACTGAATGATATTGATAAAGACAGAGTGTTGAACGAGTTGTCTAAGCAACTACAGACAAAAGGTCTTCAATCGGGCGAAAATCCTGATCTGATCGTTAATGTAAAAGCAAACCATAAAAAAGTTACAGATATCAACAATACTTCTCCTTACGGAATGTACGGTTGGGGCGGACCTTTCGGATGGGGTGTCGGAATGAGCAGAACTTGGACGAGCAATTATAATGAAGGTGCGATCATTGTTGATCTTGTAGATGCAAAATCTCAAAAATTGGTTTGGCAAGGTATCGGAAGCGGAATTTCTGTTGATTCTCCGAAAGCGAAACAAAGACAGATTCCTGAGATCATGGCTGAGATTATGAAAAATTATCCTCCTCAGAGAAAATAA
- a CDS encoding 1-aminocyclopropane-1-carboxylate deaminase/D-cysteine desulfhydrase, giving the protein MLLQLPTEKIPIQEISINKNIKLLIKREDLVHPQISGNKYWKLFYNINNYLNQNPEKPYIITFGGAFSNHISAVSAVGNLAGIPTLGIIRGEELKDKWRDNPTLVFAKRNGMNLKFITREEYRNKEKLSEFLQQEFPNALIVPEGGTNEDAVQGVKMMLNNETKDFDYLCTAVGTGGTIAGISKFCEENQKVIGFKVVDDASLENKIFELTLKSNFDLIDSSFGGYGKIKDENIRFINDFKEKYGIPLEPIYTGKMMQKVFQLIDEEYFPENSKILCFHTGGLQGIEGANLLLEKQNRHLII; this is encoded by the coding sequence ATGCTATTACAACTCCCTACAGAAAAAATCCCCATTCAGGAAATCTCCATCAACAAAAACATAAAACTTTTAATTAAAAGAGAAGACCTTGTTCATCCTCAAATTTCAGGAAATAAATATTGGAAGCTTTTTTATAATATCAATAATTATTTAAATCAAAATCCTGAAAAACCTTATATCATAACCTTTGGCGGAGCATTTTCAAACCATATCTCTGCTGTTTCTGCTGTCGGAAATTTGGCAGGAATTCCAACATTGGGAATTATTAGAGGAGAAGAATTAAAAGATAAATGGCGAGATAATCCCACATTAGTTTTCGCAAAAAGAAACGGTATGAATTTAAAATTCATCACCCGAGAAGAATACCGAAACAAAGAAAAATTATCAGAATTTTTACAGCAGGAATTTCCCAATGCGTTGATCGTTCCGGAAGGTGGAACCAATGAGGATGCTGTACAGGGCGTAAAAATGATGCTCAATAACGAAACAAAAGATTTTGATTATCTTTGCACCGCAGTTGGAACAGGAGGTACAATTGCAGGGATTTCAAAATTTTGTGAAGAGAATCAGAAAGTTATAGGATTTAAGGTAGTTGACGATGCTTCTTTAGAAAATAAAATCTTTGAATTAACTTTAAAAAGTAATTTTGATCTAATAGATTCAAGTTTTGGAGGTTATGGTAAAATAAAAGATGAAAACATCCGTTTTATCAATGATTTCAAGGAGAAATACGGGATTCCGTTAGAGCCGATATATACAGGAAAGATGATGCAGAAGGTTTTTCAACTGATTGATGAAGAATATTTTCCTGAGAACAGCAAGATTTTGTGCTTCCACACAGGTGGATTACAAGGAATTGAAGGAGCAAATTTGCTCTTAGAAAAACAGAATAGACATTTAATTATATAA